From one Pontibacillus sp. HMF3514 genomic stretch:
- a CDS encoding rod shape-determining protein, producing MAGFGFSQDLGIDLGTANTLVFLKGKGVVVREPSVVAKNLNTGEIEAVGSSAKHMVGRTPANISVIRPMKDGVIADYDTTAAMMKYYIKKAQKTRSAFARKPNVMVCVPSGITMVEERAVVDATKQAGAKDAFPIAEPFAAAIGAGLPVWEPTGSMVVDIGGGTTEVAIISLGGIVTSKSIRVAGDEMDDSIIQHIRKEYNLMIGERSAETLKMEIGSAGKPLEDEELDIRGRDLVTGLPKTITISASEIAGSLKDTVDQIIDAVKVTLEKTPPELSADIMDRGIVLTGGGALLKNIDQVISDETKMPVFVAEDPLDCVAIGTGKSLEYIHHFRSQPNVASRTSMD from the coding sequence GTGGCAGGTTTTGGATTTTCACAGGATTTAGGTATCGACTTAGGTACAGCAAATACATTGGTGTTTTTAAAAGGTAAGGGAGTAGTGGTTCGTGAACCATCCGTTGTTGCTAAAAATTTAAATACAGGTGAAATTGAAGCTGTTGGTAGCTCTGCTAAGCATATGGTTGGGCGTACACCAGCCAACATTTCCGTCATTCGTCCTATGAAGGATGGTGTGATTGCGGATTACGATACGACTGCAGCTATGATGAAGTATTACATTAAAAAGGCGCAAAAAACCCGTTCAGCTTTCGCTCGAAAACCAAATGTAATGGTATGTGTACCATCTGGAATCACAATGGTTGAAGAGCGTGCTGTTGTGGATGCTACAAAACAAGCGGGGGCGAAAGACGCATTTCCAATTGCTGAGCCATTTGCTGCTGCAATCGGTGCAGGATTGCCTGTTTGGGAGCCGACTGGTAGTATGGTAGTAGATATCGGTGGAGGAACCACTGAGGTTGCGATTATTTCTCTAGGTGGAATCGTTACAAGCAAATCGATTCGTGTAGCTGGTGACGAGATGGATGATTCAATTATTCAACACATTCGAAAAGAATATAACCTTATGATTGGCGAGCGTTCTGCAGAAACGTTAAAAATGGAGATCGGTTCAGCAGGAAAACCGCTTGAAGATGAAGAATTGGATATAAGAGGTCGAGATCTGGTAACAGGACTTCCTAAGACAATCACGATTTCTGCAAGTGAGATTGCGGGATCTTTAAAAGATACAGTTGATCAAATTATTGACGCTGTAAAGGTAACGCTTGAAAAAACACCTCCAGAGTTGTCAGCGGATATTATGGATCGTGGCATTGTCTTAACAGGTGGAGGAGCGTTGTTGAAAAATATTGACCAGGTCATTAGTGATGAAACAAAAATGCCTGTATTCGTCGCAGAAGATCCACTAGATTGTGTTGCGATTGGAACAGGGAAATCACTAGAGTATATACACCATTTTCGATCACAGCCTAATGTAGCCTCCAGAACTAGCATGGATTAA
- the rpmA gene encoding 50S ribosomal protein L27: MLRLNLQFFAQKKGVGSTKNGRDSISKRLGAKRADGQQAKAGAILYRQRGTKVYPGANVGIGGDDTLFSKVDGVVKFERYGRNRKKVSVYPQEA; encoded by the coding sequence ATGCTACGTCTAAATCTACAGTTTTTCGCCCAGAAGAAGGGTGTAGGTAGTACGAAAAACGGTCGTGATTCCATTTCCAAGCGTCTTGGAGCGAAGCGTGCTGATGGTCAACAGGCTAAAGCAGGCGCGATCCTTTACCGTCAACGTGGAACAAAAGTTTACCCAGGTGCTAACGTAGGCATCGGTGGTGACGACACACTATTCTCTAAAGTAGATGGTGTTGTTAAGTTCGAACGTTACGGACGTAACCGTAAAAAAGTTAGCGTTTATCCACAAGAAGCATAA
- the mreC gene encoding rod shape-determining protein MreC — translation MPSFFRNKRLILILFSFILLVALIGFSMRDRDNLTFPEEFLKDTTGWVQTAFHTPVQFVTGIFDNIEDIQETYKQNELLKSRLSDFKGLLYEVQALRKENKELRSLLDKKESILDYEPIQASVIARSPEPHWFEQLTINKGQKHGVKPDMAVITGEGLIGKVQTTSAITSTVRLLTGFDRSTRIHAMVPDNNVYGLIEGDQEDDERLMLKHIPYDAEIEKGQMVVSSGMGGVFPRNLLIGKIEEVIIDEYGLTQTAYINPAANLYDINHVSVVDREIYSPPLDEEPEVKEEDKGDSSE, via the coding sequence ATGCCATCGTTTTTTCGTAATAAACGTCTCATTTTAATTCTTTTCAGCTTTATCCTTTTGGTGGCATTGATTGGATTTTCGATGAGAGATCGAGACAATTTGACTTTTCCAGAAGAATTTCTAAAGGATACAACCGGCTGGGTACAAACTGCTTTTCATACTCCGGTGCAGTTTGTAACTGGAATTTTTGATAACATAGAGGATATCCAGGAAACGTATAAGCAAAATGAGTTATTAAAATCACGCCTGTCTGACTTTAAGGGGTTATTGTATGAAGTTCAGGCACTACGAAAAGAAAACAAAGAGCTTCGGAGTTTGTTAGACAAAAAAGAGAGTATTCTAGATTATGAGCCTATCCAAGCGTCTGTCATTGCTCGTAGCCCAGAACCTCATTGGTTTGAGCAGCTGACTATTAACAAAGGTCAAAAGCATGGTGTTAAGCCTGACATGGCTGTAATTACCGGAGAAGGTTTAATAGGTAAAGTGCAGACGACATCAGCTATTACGTCGACTGTTCGCTTGCTTACTGGCTTTGATCGTTCTACAAGAATTCATGCCATGGTACCAGATAACAATGTGTATGGTTTAATTGAAGGAGATCAGGAAGACGATGAGAGACTTATGCTTAAACATATTCCTTACGATGCAGAGATTGAAAAAGGTCAGATGGTCGTAAGTTCAGGTATGGGTGGCGTATTCCCTCGTAATCTATTAATTGGTAAAATTGAAGAGGTCATCATTGATGAATATGGATTGACCCAGACCGCTTACATAAATCCAGCGGCCAATTTATATGATATCAACCACGTATCTGTTGTTGATCGGGAAATCTACTCTCCTCCATTGGATGAAGAGCCAGAAGTGAAGGAGGAAGACAAGGGGGATTCAAGTGAATGA
- a CDS encoding Rne/Rng family ribonuclease yields MKTVYLQTIPTEKWAMVYQNDTLEQVLIERPEEKSLIGNIYKGRIVNIESSLQAAFVDFGQPKLGFLKKQEIPEARKDTSQSIEHVVHEGQHVWVQVMKDAYDQKGAQLTANVTLPGRNLVYLPLGNYFAVSRKMTDEQRSHLKTWAGGACQGEEGLIFRTHSAEVSLEDLERELVSLRESWTSLFRQYQYEKPPQTILEDFDIPDRLLRRFPEGDIESIFVDNLDMKQRIQQRIPELGGKTKWVADIQNQMPFSAEYISEQLLTRTITLDSGAQLVIDQTEAMVVIDVNTAKHTATSNKKTSVLKTNQEAAKEAAKQIRLRNLSGMILIDFIDMKDEKDQERVVSYFKKQLRQDYVRTQLFGFTRLGILEMTRKREAPSLSSVLGKGHTQSVMMSRASEAYQLERMLLSYQSNDQDIIAIEAHPDVIEAFKQRIDMKKLKSILYKDVYVLNNRESHVPFRIIHVGNVATLEERSFYKENVLDRLF; encoded by the coding sequence ATGAAGACAGTTTATTTACAGACTATCCCTACTGAAAAATGGGCGATGGTCTATCAAAACGATACATTAGAACAGGTCTTGATTGAAAGGCCTGAGGAAAAAAGCCTCATTGGGAATATATATAAGGGAAGAATAGTGAATATAGAATCAAGTTTACAGGCTGCCTTTGTTGATTTTGGGCAGCCTAAACTTGGTTTTTTAAAGAAGCAAGAGATTCCAGAAGCAAGAAAAGATACAAGTCAATCCATTGAGCATGTTGTTCATGAGGGTCAACATGTGTGGGTGCAGGTGATGAAGGACGCTTATGATCAAAAAGGAGCTCAGCTAACCGCTAACGTAACGCTACCAGGTCGTAATTTAGTATATCTTCCATTAGGTAATTATTTTGCCGTTTCAAGAAAAATGACTGATGAGCAACGCAGCCATTTAAAAACATGGGCAGGTGGGGCTTGTCAGGGAGAAGAAGGTTTGATTTTTCGTACACATTCAGCCGAAGTTTCTTTGGAGGATTTGGAAAGGGAATTAGTATCGCTGCGTGAAAGTTGGACAAGTCTCTTTAGACAGTATCAGTATGAAAAACCACCTCAAACGATTTTAGAAGACTTTGATATTCCAGATCGTTTGCTTCGCCGTTTTCCAGAGGGAGATATTGAAAGCATCTTCGTTGATAACCTGGATATGAAACAGCGAATTCAACAGCGAATACCTGAATTAGGGGGGAAAACAAAATGGGTTGCTGACATCCAAAATCAAATGCCTTTCTCAGCTGAATACATTAGCGAGCAATTATTAACACGAACAATCACGCTTGATAGTGGGGCTCAACTCGTCATCGACCAAACCGAGGCAATGGTAGTGATAGACGTCAATACAGCTAAGCATACAGCTACAAGCAATAAGAAAACTTCTGTCTTAAAAACTAATCAGGAAGCTGCAAAAGAAGCTGCTAAACAGATTCGTTTGCGAAATTTATCTGGTATGATTCTGATTGATTTTATTGATATGAAAGATGAGAAGGATCAAGAACGAGTAGTGAGTTATTTCAAAAAACAGTTGAGACAGGACTATGTTCGAACACAGCTTTTCGGGTTTACGCGTCTAGGAATTTTGGAGATGACTCGAAAACGTGAAGCACCATCCTTGTCTAGTGTTCTGGGAAAAGGGCACACTCAGAGTGTCATGATGTCACGTGCTTCTGAGGCCTATCAATTAGAGAGAATGTTATTGTCCTATCAATCAAACGATCAGGATATCATTGCGATTGAAGCTCATCCTGATGTAATCGAGGCGTTCAAGCAAAGAATAGATATGAAAAAGTTGAAATCAATCCTTTACAAAGATGTCTATGTCCTGAATAATAGGGAGAGTCATGTGCCTTTCCGCATTATACATGTCGGAAATGTGGCTACCCTGGAAGAACGATCCTTTTATAAGGAGAATGTTCTTGACAGGTTGTTTTGA
- a CDS encoding ribosomal-processing cysteine protease Prp, translated as MIQVLVTRDEHGQVSAFEISGHAESGPYGHDIVCAAVSAVSFGAVNAVMKLCEFEPHIEQGGEGGYLRVELPEQLSSDTYEKATLLLEGMMVSLETIERDYGEYMTIN; from the coding sequence ATGATACAAGTACTTGTAACTAGAGATGAACATGGTCAAGTATCAGCTTTTGAAATAAGTGGTCATGCTGAAAGTGGCCCATATGGTCATGATATTGTATGTGCTGCTGTTTCCGCTGTCTCCTTTGGTGCGGTGAATGCTGTTATGAAACTATGTGAATTCGAACCTCATATCGAACAAGGTGGCGAAGGTGGCTATTTAAGGGTTGAATTACCTGAACAATTGTCATCCGATACTTATGAAAAGGCCACATTGTTGTTAGAGGGAATGATGGTATCACTCGAAACCATAGAGCGAGATTATGGTGAATATATGACGATCAATTGA
- a CDS encoding Spo0B domain-containing protein translates to MKVNEVTNLLSHYRHDWMNQLQILHGYASMGKMEKVQEKLQDIIQGSQEESKLMKLQSPHFALWVIRFNTQYDQFRLTYTIQSHHNLEQHDQELLLNCQNVMNIFEDYINPLKLYMVTLVVSGQDKPEVTLSVDGDLDKNKDLLERLEDQSYRKDVQAVESENGHTYTMKLLLNER, encoded by the coding sequence ATGAAAGTGAACGAAGTGACGAACTTATTGAGTCATTATCGACATGATTGGATGAATCAGTTGCAGATTCTACATGGGTATGCTTCTATGGGAAAAATGGAGAAGGTACAGGAAAAGCTGCAAGATATTATTCAGGGATCCCAAGAGGAATCGAAGCTGATGAAACTTCAATCACCACACTTCGCCCTTTGGGTCATTCGATTCAACACCCAGTATGATCAATTTCGATTAACGTACACGATTCAATCGCACCATAACTTAGAACAACATGATCAAGAGTTACTGCTGAATTGTCAAAATGTCATGAATATCTTTGAGGATTATATAAATCCATTGAAGCTTTATATGGTTACACTCGTTGTGAGTGGACAAGATAAGCCTGAAGTAACGTTAAGTGTAGATGGAGATTTAGATAAGAACAAAGACCTTTTAGAACGCTTAGAAGATCAGTCTTATCGTAAGGATGTACAAGCAGTGGAAAGTGAGAATGGACACACCTACACCATGAAACTGCTTCTAAATGAGAGGTGA
- a CDS encoding nucleoside triphosphate pyrophosphatase: MNNQLILASSSPRRRELLNQVNIQHKVKKQDVDESNVPFYNPRTYVQTLAERKGRSIGFESDQEVILSADTIVSHEGEVLEKPKTREEAFQMLRSLSGQTHQVYTGVMLRSPEQEMFIVDQTSVEFWPLSKEDIELYLDTGDSFDKAGGYGIQTEGAMLVKQISGDYNNVVGLPLSRVVRSLRTFGIYPSIPELK; encoded by the coding sequence GTGAACAACCAACTAATTTTAGCATCGTCTTCTCCAAGACGTAGAGAATTACTAAACCAAGTCAATATACAGCACAAGGTAAAAAAACAAGATGTGGATGAGTCAAACGTGCCTTTCTATAACCCTCGCACATACGTACAAACTTTGGCTGAGCGTAAAGGTCGCTCTATAGGCTTTGAATCCGATCAAGAGGTTATCTTAAGTGCAGATACGATTGTATCTCATGAAGGAGAGGTTCTAGAAAAACCGAAGACACGTGAAGAAGCATTTCAAATGCTACGCAGTTTAAGCGGCCAAACACATCAAGTTTATACAGGCGTTATGCTACGTTCACCTGAGCAAGAAATGTTTATCGTGGATCAAACGTCCGTAGAATTTTGGCCACTATCGAAAGAAGATATTGAGCTGTATTTAGATACAGGTGACTCTTTTGATAAAGCAGGAGGGTATGGCATTCAAACGGAGGGTGCTATGCTTGTTAAACAAATCTCAGGTGACTACAATAATGTCGTAGGATTACCTTTATCGCGTGTTGTACGCTCGCTTCGAACATTTGGAATTTATCCTAGCATTCCAGAACTGAAGTAA
- the minD gene encoding septum site-determining protein MinD codes for MGESIVITSGKGGVGKTTTTANLGTALALMGKKVCLIDTDIGLRNLDVVMGLENRIIFDIVDVIQERCRLNQALIKDKRFDDLSLLPAAQTSDKSDLNPEGMVKIINELKQDYDYILIDCPAGIEQGYKNAVAGADKAIVVTTPEKSSVRDADRIIGLLEQEDIEPPRLIVNRIRRHMVQKGDMFDVDEIVTVLSIDLLGIVADDDDVIKASNSGEPIAFQPNTRASISYRNIARRILGESVPLMSLEDDKGVFTKVKRFFGIRS; via the coding sequence ATGGGTGAATCCATCGTTATTACATCAGGAAAAGGTGGCGTGGGAAAAACAACAACCACAGCCAACCTTGGAACTGCTTTAGCATTAATGGGGAAAAAGGTATGTTTAATTGATACAGATATTGGACTGCGTAACCTTGATGTTGTGATGGGGCTTGAAAACCGCATTATCTTTGATATCGTGGACGTAATTCAAGAACGTTGTCGTTTGAACCAAGCGTTAATAAAGGACAAGCGTTTCGATGACCTTTCCCTGCTTCCTGCTGCTCAAACAAGCGATAAATCAGATTTAAATCCTGAAGGCATGGTCAAAATCATCAATGAGTTAAAGCAAGATTATGACTACATATTGATTGATTGCCCAGCAGGTATTGAACAAGGCTACAAAAATGCCGTAGCAGGTGCTGATAAAGCCATTGTTGTAACAACACCTGAAAAATCATCCGTTCGTGATGCAGACCGTATTATTGGCCTTCTCGAACAAGAAGACATCGAACCGCCACGTTTGATCGTTAACCGAATCCGCAGACATATGGTTCAAAAAGGTGATATGTTTGACGTGGATGAAATCGTTACGGTTCTATCGATCGATTTATTAGGCATCGTTGCAGATGATGATGATGTAATTAAGGCTTCAAATAGTGGGGAGCCTATTGCTTTCCAACCAAACACGAGAGCATCGATCTCCTATCGTAATATCGCACGCCGTATCTTAGGCGAATCTGTACCGCTTATGTCATTAGAGGATGACAAAGGGGTATTTACAAAAGTAAAAAGATTCTTCGGCATACGATCGTAA
- a CDS encoding M23 family metallopeptidase: MKRDVRDIRKSIAQRKKERELKGKRSVSTPVSYVQEEEKYGYLPFTQGEERQSANAQLLSAFVFKAILAAVLFFSVAILYRMDANFLQKPKSWVTDAVTEEFQFAAVNQWYQEKFGEPLAFLPQTPSSNDVQPVTGQHALPVNGTISESFQKNGQGIVIETSEEEQVKASKGGTVIEAGNKKDTGKTVVIQHADGSKTYYGFLNKIDVNVYEHVNSGKIIGTTTPSSNGDQHLYFAIQKGDEYIDPIQVIQVNDQP; the protein is encoded by the coding sequence ATGAAACGAGATGTGCGTGATATTCGAAAAAGTATCGCTCAACGTAAAAAAGAAAGAGAATTAAAGGGGAAAAGATCTGTTTCAACGCCAGTTTCATATGTACAGGAGGAGGAGAAATACGGCTACCTGCCTTTTACACAAGGAGAAGAAAGGCAAAGTGCAAATGCGCAGTTGCTATCAGCTTTTGTATTTAAAGCCATTCTCGCAGCTGTTTTATTCTTCTCAGTCGCCATCCTCTATCGGATGGATGCGAACTTTTTACAAAAGCCTAAGAGCTGGGTGACAGATGCTGTAACGGAAGAATTTCAATTTGCGGCGGTTAACCAATGGTATCAGGAGAAGTTTGGCGAGCCATTAGCTTTTCTTCCACAAACTCCATCTTCTAATGATGTACAACCTGTTACAGGTCAGCATGCTTTACCTGTTAATGGGACGATTAGTGAATCTTTTCAAAAGAATGGACAAGGAATCGTGATTGAAACGTCAGAAGAAGAACAAGTAAAAGCTTCAAAAGGTGGAACTGTGATTGAAGCAGGGAACAAAAAGGACACAGGGAAAACAGTAGTTATTCAGCACGCTGACGGTAGTAAAACATACTATGGATTCTTAAACAAAATTGATGTAAATGTGTACGAGCATGTGAACAGCGGAAAAATCATCGGTACAACTACACCTTCATCGAATGGGGACCAGCATCTTTATTTTGCTATTCAAAAAGGGGATGAGTATATCGATCCTATCCAGGTGATTCAGGTCAATGATCAGCCTTAA
- the rplU gene encoding 50S ribosomal protein L21: MYAIIETGGKQIKVEEGQSIFVEKVDAADGENVTFDKVLVVGGGETKVGAPYVDGASVTAKVEKQGRQKKINVFKYKPKKNYKRKQGHRQPYTKLTVESIKA, translated from the coding sequence ATGTACGCAATTATTGAAACAGGCGGCAAGCAAATCAAAGTAGAAGAAGGTCAATCCATCTTCGTTGAAAAAGTTGATGCTGCTGATGGTGAAAACGTAACTTTCGACAAAGTACTTGTAGTAGGTGGCGGCGAAACAAAAGTAGGCGCTCCATACGTAGACGGTGCTTCTGTAACGGCTAAAGTTGAAAAACAAGGTCGTCAGAAGAAAATCAACGTGTTCAAGTACAAGCCAAAAAAGAACTACAAGCGTAAACAAGGTCATCGTCAACCTTACACAAAGCTTACAGTAGAGAGCATCAAAGCGTAA
- the mreD gene encoding rod shape-determining protein MreD — protein MKRLYLPLILLVILVLESTAIDFLPNDWVISDYHIIPHWVLIILVYIAIFYDYDRTYYCVLYGIIFGFLVDLLYTDMLGVYMFAYGMITYIAHGLKKLLHANLYVTIILAIVSVALADTVLFVLYTLVDVTNMGWGPYWQIRLIPTIMANLVFALLLYPLFPGMLQQWSETQLERPKSV, from the coding sequence ATGAAACGCTTATATCTCCCTCTTATTCTCTTAGTTATTCTTGTATTGGAAAGTACAGCGATTGATTTTTTACCCAATGATTGGGTGATTTCGGATTATCACATTATCCCTCATTGGGTCTTGATTATTCTTGTGTATATCGCAATATTTTACGACTATGATCGTACGTACTACTGTGTGTTATATGGGATCATCTTTGGATTCTTAGTGGATTTACTTTATACAGATATGCTTGGGGTTTACATGTTTGCATATGGGATGATTACATATATCGCTCACGGATTGAAGAAGCTTCTTCATGCGAATTTGTATGTCACCATTATTCTAGCCATTGTCAGTGTCGCCCTTGCAGACACTGTCCTTTTTGTCCTCTATACGCTTGTTGATGTAACAAACATGGGATGGGGGCCTTATTGGCAAATTCGTTTAATTCCTACAATTATGGCGAATCTCGTTTTTGCACTCTTGTTGTATCCCTTGTTTCCAGGTATGTTACAACAATGGTCGGAAACCCAATTAGAAAGACCCAAATCCGTGTGA
- a CDS encoding site-2 protease family protein yields MISLNAIRHFHIHPMFWFLIGVGLLTGSLIQLLIIFSIVLFHELGHYGMAHYFKWRIRSVMIWPFGGVLETDEYHTRPIKEEVLVILAGPFQHLWIWLFILFAESTQLLSTGVIELLSLYNVLIFCFNILPIWPLDGGKLLFLFLSVYLPFVKAQAMFLTLSIISLFVAFSAALMYFPFSMSTILLACFLLWENRIEWKQKRYAFLRYLMKRQQDSQEHVNKIRTIHIGEDMPIMDVFRQFKRGTHHQICVTLHNQKRALIDEGECLYYFFTLKQTRAKAKEMVEWFAT; encoded by the coding sequence ATGATCAGCCTTAATGCCATTCGCCATTTTCATATACACCCTATGTTTTGGTTTCTCATCGGTGTTGGTTTACTAACAGGGTCCCTTATTCAATTGCTAATTATTTTCTCAATCGTGCTTTTCCATGAGCTTGGTCATTACGGGATGGCTCACTATTTTAAGTGGCGCATACGGTCCGTAATGATTTGGCCTTTTGGGGGTGTTTTAGAAACAGATGAGTACCACACTCGTCCCATAAAAGAAGAGGTACTTGTTATTTTAGCAGGACCCTTTCAGCATCTCTGGATTTGGTTGTTTATTTTGTTTGCCGAATCCACCCAGTTGCTATCAACAGGTGTGATTGAATTGTTATCTCTATATAACGTGTTGATTTTTTGCTTTAATATCTTACCGATCTGGCCGCTTGATGGAGGGAAGCTACTATTCTTATTTCTTTCTGTGTATCTTCCTTTTGTAAAAGCTCAAGCGATGTTTTTAACACTTTCCATCATTAGTTTATTCGTTGCATTCAGTGCCGCGCTAATGTATTTTCCGTTTTCCATGAGCACGATTTTACTTGCTTGTTTTTTATTGTGGGAAAATCGGATAGAATGGAAACAGAAAAGATATGCGTTTCTTCGTTACTTGATGAAAAGGCAGCAAGATAGTCAGGAGCATGTGAACAAGATTCGCACGATCCATATTGGTGAGGACATGCCAATTATGGATGTTTTTCGACAATTTAAACGCGGTACACACCATCAGATCTGTGTAACATTACATAATCAAAAGCGTGCGCTCATTGATGAAGGGGAATGTTTGTATTACTTCTTTACCTTGAAGCAAACGCGTGCCAAGGCTAAAGAGATGGTGGAGTGGTTTGCAACGTAA
- the radC gene encoding DNA repair protein RadC, whose translation MLMKQVPEEERPRERLVHLGAKHLSNQELLAILISSGSKQESVLSLSQRVLIHFEGLSLLKDATIEELTAIKGIGDAKAVTVLAALEVGKRIHSHKPHERYIIKSPEDGADYVMEEMRDLKQEHFIAMFLNTKNQVIHRQTIFIGSLNASIVHPREVFKEAVKRSAASVICAHNHPSGDPTPSQEDIHVTRRLTECGKMLGIELLDHLVIGDRNFVSLKEKGYL comes from the coding sequence ATGTTAATGAAACAAGTCCCTGAGGAGGAACGGCCACGAGAAAGGTTGGTCCACCTTGGGGCAAAACATCTTTCTAATCAGGAATTACTAGCTATACTTATTAGTAGTGGTTCAAAGCAGGAATCGGTCTTATCTCTTTCTCAACGTGTATTAATTCATTTTGAAGGGTTATCTTTATTGAAGGATGCCACAATTGAAGAGTTAACAGCGATAAAAGGAATTGGGGATGCTAAGGCAGTAACGGTCCTGGCAGCACTAGAGGTTGGGAAGCGAATCCACTCACATAAACCTCATGAACGTTATATTATAAAGAGCCCGGAGGATGGCGCTGATTATGTGATGGAGGAAATGAGAGATTTGAAGCAGGAACATTTTATTGCCATGTTTTTAAATACGAAAAACCAAGTTATTCACCGACAGACCATATTTATAGGTAGTTTGAACGCCTCTATTGTACATCCTCGTGAAGTCTTCAAGGAAGCTGTGAAAAGATCGGCGGCTTCTGTGATTTGTGCTCATAACCACCCCTCTGGAGATCCTACGCCCTCACAAGAAGATATCCATGTAACAAGACGCTTAACAGAGTGTGGAAAGATGCTTGGTATAGAACTTTTAGATCATTTAGTCATTGGAGATCGAAATTTTGTCTCACTCAAAGAAAAAGGGTACTTGTAA
- the minC gene encoding septum site-determining protein MinC: protein MSNKKPIVTIKGTKDGLTLHIDDTCSFEDVLYELDQKISQKYIDEDQPMVTVNIQLGNRYLDEQQEEQLKELVRNHNKLVIQSVNSNVITKNEALEWKKDKEITPIFKVVRSGQVLEVRGDLLLVGDVNPGGKVIASGNIFVMGNLPGIAHAGVNGNNQAVIAASYMKPNQLRIADYISRSPDYDTEGVYMECGYVDEGQEKIMIDRLQLLAQKRPEMNGVERRMLNG, encoded by the coding sequence GTGAGTAACAAGAAGCCAATCGTAACGATAAAAGGCACAAAAGATGGACTAACACTGCATATTGATGATACGTGCTCTTTTGAAGATGTTTTATATGAGCTCGATCAAAAGATTTCACAGAAATATATTGATGAGGATCAGCCTATGGTTACCGTCAATATTCAGCTTGGTAACCGCTATTTGGATGAACAACAAGAGGAACAGCTAAAAGAGCTTGTACGCAATCACAATAAACTTGTCATTCAGTCCGTAAACTCGAATGTCATCACGAAAAACGAAGCATTAGAATGGAAAAAAGATAAGGAAATTACGCCCATTTTTAAAGTTGTACGTAGTGGGCAAGTGTTAGAAGTGAGAGGGGATCTTCTTTTAGTAGGGGATGTGAATCCTGGAGGAAAAGTTATCGCATCAGGTAATATCTTTGTGATGGGTAATCTTCCAGGAATTGCTCATGCAGGGGTGAATGGAAACAACCAAGCCGTCATTGCTGCATCTTACATGAAGCCGAACCAACTACGTATTGCAGATTACATTAGCCGATCTCCAGATTACGATACAGAAGGTGTCTATATGGAATGTGGTTATGTGGATGAAGGTCAAGAGAAGATCATGATCGATCGTTTGCAACTTCTTGCACAGAAAAGACCTGAAATGAATGGGGTAGAAAGGAGAATGCTAAATGGGTGA